The following are encoded together in the Oreochromis niloticus isolate F11D_XX linkage group LG12, O_niloticus_UMD_NMBU, whole genome shotgun sequence genome:
- the LOC109204552 gene encoding granzyme K-like isoform X1 codes for MFWLRNFSCMLLFIIQPGHGSEIIEGKEVEPHSLPFMAYVESKTSFCGGTLIHPQWVLTAAHCTGVSLVILGVHSLQKVERDSWQIREVVKRFPHPDYYSVFLGNDLMLLMLNKPVELTKTVKWLELGNTAKDPPAGSKCLVAGWGTTEKTDWSDVLMSVNVTVIDRQKCNSHYYYNNRPVITRGMICAGSNGLNNADTCQGDSGGPLLCNGELAGVTSFGDGCGIIKKPGVYSFISNKQLDWIQETINRSEMS; via the exons ATGTTCTGGTTGCGCAATTTCAGTTGCATGCTCCTTTTCATCATCCAGCCAG gcCATGGTTCTGAGATTATTGAAGGGAAAGAGGTTGAGCCACACTCACTACCTTTCATGGCCTATGTGGAAAGCAAAACATCTTTCTGTGGAGGGAcattaatccatccacaatGGGTACtgactgctgctcactgcacTGG tgTGAGTCTAGTGATCCTGGGAGTCCACTCCCTCCAGAAAGTGGAAAGAGATTCTTGGCAAATCAGAGAAGTTGTGAAACGTTTTCCTCATCCGGACTATTACAGTGTCTTCCTGGGCAATGACCTCATGTTGCTCATG CTTAACAAACCTGTGGAGTTGACCAAAACAGTGAAATGGCTCGAGTTGGGCAACACTGCCAAAGACCCTCCAGCTGGCAGCAAGTGTCTGGTGGCCGGATGGGGAACAACCGAAAAGACGGACTGGTCGGATGTCCTGATGTCAGTCAATGTGACTGTGATTGACAGACAGAAGTGCAACTCTCATTATTATTACAACAACAGACCTGTTATCACCAGAGGCATGATATGTGCTGGTTCAAATGGTTTAAACAATGCTGATACCTGTCAA GGGGATTCAGGAGGGCCACTGTTGTGCAATGGAGAGCTGGCTGGAGTCACTTCTTTTGGAGATGGTTGTGGTATTATTAAAAAACCTGGAGTCTACTCGTTTATCTCGAACAAACAACTCGACTGGATCCAAGAAACCATTAACAGATCTGAAATGTCATGA
- the LOC109204552 gene encoding granzyme K-like isoform X2: MAYVESKTSFCGGTLIHPQWVLTAAHCTGVSLVILGVHSLQKVERDSWQIREVVKRFPHPDYYSVFLGNDLMLLMLNKPVELTKTVKWLELGNTAKDPPAGSKCLVAGWGTTEKTDWSDVLMSVNVTVIDRQKCNSHYYYNNRPVITRGMICAGSNGLNNADTCQGDSGGPLLCNGELAGVTSFGDGCGIIKKPGVYSFISNKQLDWIQETINRSEMS, from the exons ATGGCCTATGTGGAAAGCAAAACATCTTTCTGTGGAGGGAcattaatccatccacaatGGGTACtgactgctgctcactgcacTGG tgTGAGTCTAGTGATCCTGGGAGTCCACTCCCTCCAGAAAGTGGAAAGAGATTCTTGGCAAATCAGAGAAGTTGTGAAACGTTTTCCTCATCCGGACTATTACAGTGTCTTCCTGGGCAATGACCTCATGTTGCTCATG CTTAACAAACCTGTGGAGTTGACCAAAACAGTGAAATGGCTCGAGTTGGGCAACACTGCCAAAGACCCTCCAGCTGGCAGCAAGTGTCTGGTGGCCGGATGGGGAACAACCGAAAAGACGGACTGGTCGGATGTCCTGATGTCAGTCAATGTGACTGTGATTGACAGACAGAAGTGCAACTCTCATTATTATTACAACAACAGACCTGTTATCACCAGAGGCATGATATGTGCTGGTTCAAATGGTTTAAACAATGCTGATACCTGTCAA GGGGATTCAGGAGGGCCACTGTTGTGCAATGGAGAGCTGGCTGGAGTCACTTCTTTTGGAGATGGTTGTGGTATTATTAAAAAACCTGGAGTCTACTCGTTTATCTCGAACAAACAACTCGACTGGATCCAAGAAACCATTAACAGATCTGAAATGTCATGA
- the LOC100708644 gene encoding granzyme A — MSCLRNFSVFVSCMFLFIIQPGHGSEIVGGKEAEPHSLPFMAYVEGGRSSCGGTLIHPQWVLTAAHCTHMTLVILGAHSIRKSEVDSWRVVEKRFPHPGYDRVTKVNDLMLFKLKEPAILTNTVKPLQLGKIVRDPPPGSKCMVAGWGQTENNQTSDVLLSANVTVFSRQTCNSYYNHDPVITSNMICAGHDGLDEGDTCMGDSGGPLLCNGALVGVTSFGPKNCGSMKRPVFSFVSEKQLSWIKNTMKFSEI; from the exons ATGTCCTGCCTGAGGAATTTCAGTGTTTTCGTCTCATGCATGTTTCTCTTCATCATCCAGCCAG GTCATGGTTCTGAGATTGTCGGAGGGAAAGAAGCCGAGCCACACTCACTGCCTTTCATGGCTTATGTGGAAGGTGGACGATCTTCGTGTGGCGGGAcattaatccatccacaatGGGTCCTGACAGCTGCCCACTGCACTCA TATGACTCTAGTGATCCTGGGAGCGCACTCCATCAGGAAATCGGAAGTTGATTCTTGGAGAGTGGTTGAGAAACGATTTCCTCATCCTGGCTATGACAGAGTAACCAAGGTCAATGACCTCATGTTGTTCAAG CTTAAGGAACCAGCGATTCTAACCAACACAGTGAAACCCCTCCAGCTGGGCAAAATCGTCAGAGACCCTCCACCTGGAAGCAAGTGTATGGTGGCTGGATGGGGACAAACTGAAAACAACCAAACATCAGATGTTCTCCTGTCTGCCAATGTGACTGTGTTCAGCAGACAGACATGCAACTCTTATTACAACCATGACCCTGTCATCACCAGTAACATGATATGTGCAGGTCATGATGGTTTAGATGAGGGTGATACATGTATG GGGGATTCTGGAggtccactgctgtgtaatggAGCGCTGGTTGGGGTCACTTCATTTGGACCAAAGAATTGTGGCTCCATGAAACGTCCAGTCTTTTCCTTTGTCTCAGAGAAACAACTCTCCTGGATCAAAAATACAATGAAGTTTTCTGAAATATGA